One segment of Triticum aestivum cultivar Chinese Spring chromosome 2A, IWGSC CS RefSeq v2.1, whole genome shotgun sequence DNA contains the following:
- the LOC123186428 gene encoding protein ALP1-like isoform X1 yields MDRKTKMLIYAAAAQWFINMITLVVQSRKRKRREAITYAPIDERDRMRREYFDNKIWKNDTTCVNMLRLRREPFFRFCQLFRDRNLLKDTIHLTIEQQVAMFLHTVGHNIRNMVIGANFDRSGEVVSRYFQRVLHAIGELRDDLIRKPSLETQTKIEGNYRWDPYFKDCIGAIDGTHVRAFVTPDMEASFRGRKTYATQNVMAAVDFDLRFTYVLAGWEGTTHDALVLRDALERENGLRVPQGKFYLVDAGYGAKRGFLPPFRGVRYHLNEWGNNPMQNERELFNLRHSSLRVTVERAFGSLKRRFKILDDATPFFLFPTQVDIVVACCIIHNWVINDGIDEYIIPEDEWVPNITHASSSSGQAHEHAYMVNFRQGVADQMWEDRQNHLQGQNM; encoded by the exons ATGGACAGAAAGACAAAGATGTTAATTTATGCGGCTGCGGCGCAATGGTTTATCAACATGATAACATTGGTTGTTCaatccagaaaaagaaaaaggagagaagCAATTACGTATGCCCCAATTGATGAGAGAGATAGGATGAGAAGAGAGTATTTTGACAACAAAATATGGAAGAATGACACAACCTGTGTGAACATGCTTAGGCTTCGGAGAGAACCTTTCTTTAGGTTTTGTCAACTCTTTAGGGATCGCAACTTGCTAAAGGACACAATACATTTGACTATTGAGCAACAAGTAGCAATGTTCTTGCACACCGTCGGGCACAACATTAGAAACATGGTAATTGGCGCCAATTTTGATAGATCCGGTGAAGTTGTGAGTCGTTACTTCCAAAGGGTACTCCATGCCATTGGCGAGCTTCGAGATGACCTTATTAGGAAGCCTTCATTGGAGACCCAAACCAAAATAGAAGGAAACTACCGGTGGGATCCATACTTTAAG GATTGTATTGGAGCTATTGATGGTACACATGTGCGAGCCTTCGTTACACCGGATATGGAGGCTTCCTTTCGTGGTAGAAAGACTTATGCCACTCAAAACGTGATGGCGGCTGTAGATTTTGATCTTCGATTCACATATGTGTTGGCCGGGTGGGAGGGGACAACACATGATGCTCTAGTTTTACGTGATGCTTTAGAACGTGAAAATGGTCTACGTGTCCCACAAG GGAAATTTTATCTAGTTGATGCTGGATATGGAGCCAAGCGTGGTTTTTTGCCTCCTTTTCGTGGTGTGAGGTACCACTTGAATGAGTGGGGAAACAACCCTATGCAAAATGAGAGGGAGCTGTTCAACCTTAGGCATTCTTCTCTTCGCGTGACTGTAGAACGTGCATTTGGGTCATTGAAGAGAAGATTCAAGATACTTGATGATGCCACTCCATTCTTTCTCTTTCcaacacaagttgacattgttgtGGCTTGTTGCATTATTCACAATTGGGTTATAAATGATGGGATAGATGAATATATCATACCCGAGGATGAATGGGTGCCAAATATTACTCATGCTTCATCATCAAGTGGTCAAGCACATGAACATGCATACATGGTTAATTTTAGGCAAGGAGTTGCTGATCAAATGTGGGAAGACCGACAAAACCATTTGCAAGGTCAAAATATGTAG
- the LOC123186428 gene encoding uncharacterized protein isoform X2 has translation MVYVSHKEMAKQVSWTPNMSKFMLTWLSDLVSSGNRTSTAFKQSQFNACAIALNEHFQLSLNGDQVKNHNRTWKRKLQKIVKLKDLSGALWDEDKSMIVLDHEHYTNHVKAHPEDEQYLNKTIIHYKEMMNIAGGSMATGQYAKDSSDPLATEVVNLEEETTKKPTAPHEEVAQSTNAGSFGPKPKKAKPNPCAEDRLHATILASSERIAIAIEKSSSTKNNAIDGLWESMKVLPGFSLDYLAHYYAYLVDNPRVAMAFKVLEEDQKKVWVSRYVKNTFPEA, from the exons ATGGTCTACGTGTCCCACAAG GAAATGGCTAAGCAAGTTTCATGGACACCTAACATGTCCAAGTTCATGCTAACATGGCTAAGTGATTTGGTCTCTAGTGGCAATAGAACAAGTACTGCATTCAAGCAATCACAGTTCAACGCTTGTGCCATTGCTTTGAATGAGCATTTCCAACTTAGCTTGAATGGAGATCAGGTTAAAAATCATAATAGGACATGGAAGCGAAAACTGCAGAAAATAGTGAAACTCAAGGACTTGAGTGGTGCACTATGGGATGAGGACAAGTCTATGATTGTTCTTGATCATGAGCATTACACAAATCATGTTAAG GCTCATCCAGAGGACGAACAGTACCTTAACAAGACTATTATTCATTATAAGGAGATGATGAATATAGCTGGAGGGAGCATGGCTACAGGGCAATATGCAAAAGACTCAAGTGACCCTCTTGCTACAGAAGTGGTTAATCTTGAAGAAGAGACAACCAAGAAACCCACTGCCCCACATGAAGAGGTTGCACAATCAACCAATGCAGGTTCATTCGGTCCCAAACCAAAAAAGGCCAAACCAAATCCTTGTGCGGAAGACAGGTTGCATGCCACCATACTTGCATCTAGTGAAAGAATTGCTATTGCCATAGAGAAGAGTTCTAGCACCAAGAACAATGCCATAGATGGTCTTTGGGAGAGCATGAAAGTACTTCCTGGGTTCAGTTTGGATTACCTTGCTCATTACTATGCATATTTGGTTGACAATCCTCGTGTTGCTATGGCATTCAAGGTGTTGGAAGAGGATCAAAAGAAGGTTTGGGTTTCTAGGTATGTCAAGAATACCTTTCCTGAAGCGTAA
- the LOC123186428 gene encoding uncharacterized protein isoform X3: MAKQVSWTPNMSKFMLTWLSDLVSSGNRTSTAFKQSQFNACAIALNEHFQLSLNGDQVKNHNRTWKRKLQKIVKLKDLSGALWDEDKSMIVLDHEHYTNHVKAHPEDEQYLNKTIIHYKEMMNIAGGSMATGQYAKDSSDPLATEVVNLEEETTKKPTAPHEEVAQSTNAGSFGPKPKKAKPNPCAEDRLHATILASSERIAIAIEKSSSTKNNAIDGLWESMKVLPGFSLDYLAHYYAYLVDNPRVAMAFKVLEEDQKKVWVSRYVKNTFPEA; encoded by the exons ATGGCTAAGCAAGTTTCATGGACACCTAACATGTCCAAGTTCATGCTAACATGGCTAAGTGATTTGGTCTCTAGTGGCAATAGAACAAGTACTGCATTCAAGCAATCACAGTTCAACGCTTGTGCCATTGCTTTGAATGAGCATTTCCAACTTAGCTTGAATGGAGATCAGGTTAAAAATCATAATAGGACATGGAAGCGAAAACTGCAGAAAATAGTGAAACTCAAGGACTTGAGTGGTGCACTATGGGATGAGGACAAGTCTATGATTGTTCTTGATCATGAGCATTACACAAATCATGTTAAG GCTCATCCAGAGGACGAACAGTACCTTAACAAGACTATTATTCATTATAAGGAGATGATGAATATAGCTGGAGGGAGCATGGCTACAGGGCAATATGCAAAAGACTCAAGTGACCCTCTTGCTACAGAAGTGGTTAATCTTGAAGAAGAGACAACCAAGAAACCCACTGCCCCACATGAAGAGGTTGCACAATCAACCAATGCAGGTTCATTCGGTCCCAAACCAAAAAAGGCCAAACCAAATCCTTGTGCGGAAGACAGGTTGCATGCCACCATACTTGCATCTAGTGAAAGAATTGCTATTGCCATAGAGAAGAGTTCTAGCACCAAGAACAATGCCATAGATGGTCTTTGGGAGAGCATGAAAGTACTTCCTGGGTTCAGTTTGGATTACCTTGCTCATTACTATGCATATTTGGTTGACAATCCTCGTGTTGCTATGGCATTCAAGGTGTTGGAAGAGGATCAAAAGAAGGTTTGGGTTTCTAGGTATGTCAAGAATACCTTTCCTGAAGCGTAA